The following coding sequences lie in one Apium graveolens cultivar Ventura chromosome 1, ASM990537v1, whole genome shotgun sequence genomic window:
- the LOC141674741 gene encoding MACPF domain-containing protein At1g14780-like yields the protein MLEFEMSNSDAIVRRALNSLGKGFDLTSDFRLKFCKGKDSLVNLSQDQRHELHVPGFGQFDDVSKDIKCGKGDRTRYQSDILDFNHMSEFINQKCSVPGKIPSGLFNSMFGFESESWERDATNTKFLGLDGYYILLFDLHINRYPLKLCDEVKNAVPSTWDPSALARFIEKYGTHIIVGLGIGGQDTVVVRQDKTSDLEASELKKSLDELGDQLFNGTCSFTPKNQKHKAPPAFNVFDHQSSYFGSLSSVKTKNGINVICSKRGGDLSATTHCEWLLTVPLMPDAVQFNFIPITSLLKGVPGNGFLSHAINLYLRYKPPLTDLQYFLDFQSHKIWAPIHSELTLGPASNKARNPSLQFNLMGPKLYVNTTQVTVENRPVTGMRLFLEGMKCNRLAIHLQHLSNTPQFLQSRLSDTPFWHGSEDFSSDNYLEPIQWKKFSHINTVPVKYDPNWSTEGENVTFIVTGAQLYVSINDNSKTALNLRLLYSKVSNSCIAQSSWMQCQSDVSQKSGFFSTISQSIILGGVPDKDDVKKVVVDSSLFPTGPPVAVQTKKLLKVVDMSEICRGPSDSPGHWLVTGAQLQLEKGKICMHVKFSLLNIF from the exons ATGTTAGAGTTTGAAATGAGTAACAGTGATGCTATAGTCAGAAGGGCTCTTAACAGCCTAGGCAAAGGTTTCGATTTAACGTCCGATTTTCGACTTAAGTTCTGCAAGGGTAAAGACAGTTTAGTTAATCTCAGTCAAGATCAGAGACATGAGTTACATGTTCCAGGTTTCGGACAGTTTGATGATGTTTCGAAAGATATTAAATGTGGTAAAGGTGATCGAACTCGGTATCAGTCTGACATTCTCGACTTCAATCAT ATGTCTGAATTTATAAACCAGAAGTGCTCTGTCCCCGGGAAGATTCCGTCTGGATTGTTTAACTCTATGTTTGGTTTCGAAAGTGAATCATGGGAAAGGGATGCTACAAATACAAAGTTTTTAGGATTGGATGGTTACTATATATTACTATTTGATCTTCATATTAATCGATATCCTCTGAAACTTTGCGACGAGGTTAAGAATGCAGTTCCTTCAACCTGGGATCCATCTGCTCTTGCCAG GTTCATAGAGAAATATGGGACTCACATCATAGTGGGATTGGGAATAGGAGGACAGGATACTGTGGTGGTAAGGCAAGATAAAACATCAGACTTGGAGGCATCGGAACTTAAAAAGAGTTTAGATGAACTTGGAGATCAGTTGTTTAATGGGACTTGCAGCTTCACTCCCAAAAACCAAAAGCACAAG GCTCCACCAGCTTTTAATGTCTTCGATCATCAGTCATCGTACTTTGGTAGCTTATCATCCGTCAAGACAAAAAAT GGAATCAATGTAATATGTTCAAAGAGGGGTGGAGATCTTTCAGCAACAACACATTGTGAATGGTTATTAACAGTTCCCTTAATGCCAGATGCTGTTCAATTTAACTTCATTCCCATTACCTCTCTCCTTAAGGGCGTTCCAGGCAATGGTTTCCTATCGCATGCTATCAACCTTTATCTCCGTT ACAAGCCGCCATTGACTGATTTACAGTATTTTTTGGACTTCCAATCTCATAAAATATGGGCTCCAATTCACAGTGAACTCACTCTAGGACCAGCATCAAACAAGGCCCGAAATCCTTCTCTGCAGTTTAACCTAATGGGTCCCAAGTTGTATGTAAACACTACTCAG GTTACAGTGGAAAACAGACCCGTAACAGGAATGCGATTGTTTCTGGAGGGCATGAAATGCAATAG GCTAGCAATACACCTCCAGCATTTATCAAACACACCACAGTTCCTCCAGAGCAGGCTCAGTGATACCCCTTTCTGGCATGGATCAGAAGATTTCTCCTCAGATAATTACTTGGAACCCATCCAATGGAAAAAATTCTCTCATATAAACACCGTCCCTGTGAAATATGACCCGAATTGGAGTACAGAAGGAGAAAATGTTACATTCATTGTCACAGGAGCCCAACTATATGTGTCAATAAATGATAATTCGAAGACAGCATTGAATCTTCGACTACTTTACTCAAAGGTTTCAAATTCATGCATTGCTCAATCAAGCTGGATGCAATGTCAGTCAGACGTTTCTCAGAAGTCTGGATTCTTCTCAACAATAAGCCAGTCAATTATTTTAGGCGGAGTTCCTGATAAAGATGATGTTAAAAAGGTCGTGGTTGACTCGAGTTTGTTTCCAACTGGACCACCGGTGGCAGTGCAAACGAAGAAGCTTTTGAAAGTTGTGGATATGTCAGAGATATGTAGAGGGCCATCGGATAGTCCAGGACATTGGTTGGTCACTGGGGCTCAGTTGCAGTTGGAGAAAGGAAAGATTTGCATGCATGTCAAATTCTCCTTATTGAACATTTTTTGA
- the LOC141674734 gene encoding putative RNA-dependent RNA polymerase 1, with amino-acid sequence MGRTIHVSGFRNLVPAEDLKALLENYTGKDTVYAVEVKESRTRGNAPYARIQFITSQYAEYIIVLASQRLLWYGTRYLRAWANDIDIIKNPKVRTAVDEMEHVTLHFGCQISKKSFSIFWKKTDVNVQFGSGLHKFYFYLSHESVDYKLQLSSENIWKIELRHPRSQIKKFILIQLSGAPRIFEKLQDSVFSFVLETSDDHWVRTTDFTPSLALGHSSALCLEIPHDTDTPDFGESVIYQQNDGQFELESGSTFSNNLDLVPMSIPPRRVQLSYKIYFKICILVQNGYIPGPAIDDKFYQLVGINEAFTEHALEKLNNLKECCYDPVKWFTEEYIKHSTSRRQWKAAAITLNAGLVYVHRVQVTPSRVFFSGPEVNVSNRVLRNFSEDIDNFLRVSFVDEEWNKLFSTDLYARKRKTGIYKRILSILKNGIVIGSKKFDFLAFSSSQLRDNSAWMFASTENLCASDIRNWMGDFSDIKNVAKCAARLGQSFSSSTETLTVPENEIEIIPDVGNGTVHVFSDGIGKISDDFARKVAIKCGLKSSTPSAFQIRYGGYKGVVAVDPTSSWKLSLRKSMYKYASSNIGLDVLAWSKYQPCYLNRQVISLLSTLGVKDHVFEKIQREAIDQLDMILEDPLRAQEALDLMYQGENSNVLKEMLKCGYMPKAEPFLLMMLQTFRASKLLDLRTKSRIFIRGGRSMMGCLDETRSLEYGQVFVQYSGYGRRAFYDDSLMMHYDAGRKSIAEGKVLVAKNPCLHPGDIRVLKAVNVPALHHMVDCVVFPQKGTRPHPNECSGSDLDGDIYFVCWDHDLIPPKLSPPMDYTSAASIQLDHEVTIEEIQEYFANYIVNDSLGIIANAHTVFADREDSKAMSEPCLELAKLFSVAVDFPKTGVAAELPPNLRVTEYPDFMEKPDKTTYVSERVLGKLFRDVKRIAPDIIKSFTKEVAIQAYDFDMQVDGFRDYLDDAFEYKSDYDYQLGNLMDYYGIKTEAEILSGNIMKMSKSFDRRKDAEAISLAVKSLRKTARSWFKKNHGSSDGGIDSLYAKASAWYHVTYHPDYWGVYNEGLDRPHFLSFPWCVYDMLIHIKKEKLSKTANLTAMLQQISIW; translated from the exons ATGGGAAGGACAATTCATGTCTCGGGATTTCGCAATCTGGTGCCGGCGGAAGACTTAAAGGCACTTCTTGAGAATTATACAGGCAAAGATACTGTATATGCTGTAGAAGTTAAAGAGAGTCGTACACGAGGTAATGCACCATACGCTAGAATTCAATTCATCACCAGCCAATATGCTGAGTATATTATAGTGTTGGCTAGTCAGCGACTCCTTTGGTATGGAACCCGTTATTTGAGGGCATGGGCCAATGATATAGACATCATTAAAAATCCGAAAGTAAGGACTGCTGTGGATGAAATGGAACATGTAACTCTACATTTTGGTTGCCAGATTTCAAAGAAGAGCTTTTCTATCTTCTGGAAAAAGACTGATGTCAATGTTCAATTCGGGTCAGGACTACATAAGTTTTATTTCTATTTGTCCCATGAATCTGTTGATTATAAGCTTCAGCTATCCAGTGAAAATATTTGGAAGATTGAGCTACGTCATCCACGCAGTCAAATTAAGAAGTTTATCCTCATTCAG CTATCAGGTGCTCCAAGGATCTTTGAGAAACTACAGGACTCCGTTTTCAGTTTTGTTCTTGAGACTTCTGACGATCACTGGGTCAGGACAACTGATTTCACCCCTTCACTTGCTCTTGGGCACTCTTCTGCTTTATGTCTTGAAATTCCACATGATACTGATACTCCTGACTTCGGAGAAAGTGTCATTTACCAGCAAAATGATGGCCAATTTGAATTAGAGAGTGGTTCAACTTTTTCTAACAATTTGGATCTGGTCCCAATGTCGATTCCTCCCCGACGAGTTCAATTGTCATATAAAATATATTTCAAGATATGTATCTTAGTTCAGAATGGTTATATTCCTGGGCCAGCAATTGATGACAAGTTTTATCAGTTGGTGGGGATAAACGAAGCATTTACAGAACATGCTTTAGAGAAATTGAACAATTTAAAGGAGTGCTGCTACGATCCTGTGAAATGGTTTACCGAGGAGTACATAAAACATAGTACTTCTAGGCGACAGTGGAAAGCTGCTGCTATTACTTTAAATGCTGGATTGGTATATGTTCACAGGGTTCAAGTAACCCCCTCCAGAGTCTTTTTCTCTGGTCCAGAGGTCAATGTTTCTAATCGTGTCCTACGAAATTTTTCAGAAGATATAGACAATTTTCTTCGTGTTTCTTTCGTAGATGAGGAGTGGAATAAGTTGTTCTCTACCGATTTATATGCTCGTAAAAGAAAAACCGGAATCTATAAGAGGATATTATCAATTCTCAAAAACGGAATTGTCATTGGTAGTAAAAAGTTTGACTTTCTTGCATTTTCATCAAGTCAGTTACGGGATAATTCTGCTTGGATGTTTGCTTCAACAGAAAATCTATGTGCTAGTGACATAAGAAATTGGATGGGTGATTTCAGTGATATTAAAAATGTGGCAAAATGTGCTGCAAGACTTGGTCAATCCTTCAGTTCGTCTACAGAAACCTTGACGGTTCCTGAGAATGAAATTGAAATTATTCCTGATGTTGGGAACGGAACTGTACATGTATTCTCTGATGGAATTGGAAAAATTTCAGATGACTTTGCAAGGAAAGTTGCTATAAAATGTGGCCTTAAAAGTTCTACTCCGTCGGCCTTCCAGATTCGCTATGGTGGTTACAAAGGTGTTGTTGCAGTTGATCCCACTTCATCATGGAAACTGTCTTTAAGAAAGAGCATGTATAAATACGCATCGTCTAATATAGGGTTGGATGTACTTGCATGGAGTAAATATCAGCCTTGCTATCTTAATCGCCAAGTGATCTCACTTTTATCCACCCTTGGAGTCAAGGATCATGTCTTCGAGAAGATACAAAGAGAAGCAATAGATCAGTTGGATATGATCTTAGAAGATCCATTAAGGGCACAAGAAGCCCTAGATTTGATGTACCAAGGAGAGAATTCAAACGTTCTTAAGGAGATGCTTAAGTGCGGGTACATGCCTAAAGCTGAACCCTTTCTCTTAATGATGCTCCAAACCTTCCGGGCATCAAAGTTACTGGATCTGCGTACTAAATCAAGGATATTCATACGAGGTGGGAGATCAATGATGGGTTGTCTAGATGAAACCAGAAGTTTAGAATATGGTCAGGTGTTTGTGCAATATTCTGGATATGGACGTAGAGCGTTCTATGATGATTCTCTTATGATGCATTATGATGCTGGCCGTAAAAGTATTGCCGAGGGCAAGGTGCTTGTTGCCAAAAACCCATGCTTGCACCCTGGTGATATTCGTGTCCTAAAGGCTGTTAATGTGCCAGCTTTGCATCATATGGTGGACTGTGTTGTTTTCCCACAAAAGGGAACAAG GCCTCATCCTAACGAGTGTTCGGGAAGTGATTTAGATGGAGACATCTACTTTGTATGTTGGGATCATGATCTTATTCCGCCAAAGCTAAGCCCGCCCATGGATTACACCTCAGCAGCTAGTATACAGTTAGATCATGAGGTTACCATTGAG GAGATTCAGGAGTACTTTGCCAACTATATAGTTAATGATAGTTTAGGGATCATTGCAAATGCGCACACAGTCTTTGCAGATAGGGAAGATTCTAAAGCCATGAGTGAACCTTGTTTGGAGCTTGCAAAGTTGTTCTCGGTTGCTGTGGATTTCCCGAAGACTGGTGTGGCAGCTGAGTTACCACCTAATCTTCGTGTGACTGAATATCCAGATTTTATGGAAAAGCCTGATAAGACCACTTATGTTTCAGAACGTGTGCTTGGAAAGCTTTTTCGGGATGTCAAAAGGATCGCACCCGACATCATCAAGTCTTTTACAAAGGAAGTGGCAATCCAGGCATACGATTTCGATATGCAAGTTGATGGTTTCCGGGATTACCTTGATGATGCTTTTGAATACAAAAGTGACTATGATTATCAGTTGGGGAACCTAATGGATTATTATGGAATAAAAACTGAGGCTGAAATTCTTAGTGGTAATATAATGAAGATGTCAAAATCTTTTGACAGGAGGAAGGATGCTGAAGCAATTTCTTTGGCAGTGAAGTCGTTAAGGAAGACTGCCAGGTCCTGGTTTAAAAAGAATCATGGGTCGTCAGATGGAGGGATCGACAGCTTATATGCTAAAGCTTCTGCTTGGTACCATGTTACGTATCATCCTGATTACTGGGGTGTTTACAATGAAGGACTGGACCGTCCTCATTTCCTAAGTTTCCCTTGGTGTGTTTATGACATGCTCATCCACATTAAGAAAGAAAAATTGTCCAAGACAGCTAACCTTACTGCTATGCTTCAGCAGATCAGTATTTGGTAG